A genomic region of Limnohabitans curvus contains the following coding sequences:
- a CDS encoding BTH_I0359 family protein, whose protein sequence is MDMLYNSDTYSVMHLQVDDALVPVRPDVPALARHGFEIVDKRSGKEIYLEGSWAEQFQAHLRAWQENAPTQEEVEDTLAGYAELAQNPVVVH, encoded by the coding sequence ATGGACATGCTCTACAACTCCGACACGTATTCGGTCATGCACCTGCAGGTGGATGACGCGTTGGTGCCTGTGCGCCCCGACGTGCCTGCCTTGGCCCGCCACGGCTTTGAGATCGTGGACAAGCGCTCAGGCAAAGAGATTTACCTAGAAGGCTCATGGGCCGAGCAGTTCCAAGCCCATTTGCGCGCTTGGCAAGAAAACGCCCCCACCCAAGAAGAGGTGGAAGACACCTTGGCTGGCTACGCCGAGCTGGCCCAAAACCCGGTCGTGGTGCACTGA
- a CDS encoding DUF3108 domain-containing protein, which yields MKVRSVVMHARALPTRLPHLQRKHAVLLVAGVLLLHLWLLAGAPLWLTPESGKPLRTQALVTRQIEVAAPRAPQVPKPVQPTPAKPPPAQTEEAPAEASAATPPLKFDDLGQDLSAPVGLPARSAASVDLPPYKRAGSEGLTDVTAFKAPDSALLKYQVQGQAKGFSYWASAELQWLQDGKDYEARLEVSAFLLGSRVQISKGTLGAEGLMPTRFGDKTRSEQAAHFQRDKGLITFSANSPDAPLLKGAQDRLSVVLQLSSLLAADPTRFPAGTMLSFQTVSQREAEVWQFLVEKEEMLQLPFGDISAIKLNRKPRREFDQHIELWFAPTLGYLPVRLRITNANGDFVDQLLSKAEKPSP from the coding sequence ATGAAAGTTCGCTCCGTCGTCATGCACGCACGTGCCCTGCCCACTCGTCTGCCTCATTTGCAACGCAAACATGCGGTGCTGCTGGTGGCTGGCGTGCTGTTGCTGCACCTTTGGCTCTTGGCGGGCGCGCCCTTGTGGCTCACACCCGAGTCGGGCAAACCCTTGCGCACACAAGCGTTGGTCACACGCCAAATTGAAGTCGCGGCACCGCGTGCGCCCCAAGTCCCCAAGCCCGTGCAACCCACCCCAGCCAAACCGCCCCCTGCACAAACAGAGGAAGCGCCAGCCGAAGCCAGCGCAGCCACACCGCCGTTGAAGTTTGACGACCTCGGCCAAGACCTCAGCGCCCCGGTGGGCCTGCCTGCACGTAGCGCCGCCAGCGTGGATCTGCCACCGTACAAGCGTGCAGGCAGCGAGGGTTTGACAGACGTCACCGCCTTCAAAGCGCCCGACTCGGCTTTGCTCAAATACCAAGTGCAAGGCCAAGCCAAAGGCTTCAGCTACTGGGCCTCTGCCGAGTTGCAGTGGCTGCAAGACGGCAAAGACTATGAGGCCCGTTTAGAGGTGAGTGCCTTTTTGTTGGGCTCACGCGTACAAATCAGCAAAGGCACGTTGGGCGCGGAAGGCCTCATGCCTACCCGCTTTGGCGACAAAACCCGCAGCGAACAGGCCGCGCACTTTCAGCGTGACAAAGGCCTCATCACCTTCAGCGCCAACTCACCCGATGCGCCACTGCTCAAAGGCGCGCAAGACCGCTTGAGCGTGGTGTTGCAGCTCAGCAGCCTGCTGGCGGCTGACCCCACGCGTTTTCCAGCGGGCACCATGTTGTCGTTCCAAACCGTGTCGCAGCGCGAAGCTGAGGTGTGGCAATTCTTGGTGGAAAAAGAAGAAATGTTGCAATTGCCCTTTGGCGACATCAGCGCCATCAAGCTCAACCGCAAGCCACGCCGCGAATTTGACCAGCACATTGAGCTGTGGTTTGCGCCCACGTTGGGTTATTTGCCCGTGCGTTTGCGCATCACCAACGCCAATGGCGACTTTGTGGACCAACTTTTAAGCAAAGCCGAAAAGCCCAGCCCTTGA